Within the Desulforegulaceae bacterium genome, the region GTTTTACAGGCAATAAGAATGAAAACCCATTTTGGTGAAGAGCTTCAAAGTTTTGCCTTGGAGGACAACCTTGTAATTGGGATTGGTAATGGCTTTCAAACCCTTGTAAACTTGGGTCTTTTACCTGGATTTGATTTAAACTCCATGGAAAGAAAAGTTGCTCTTATAAATAATGAAAATGGAAATTTTATCAATGATTGGGTTTATTTAACTAAAGAATTCTCTTCCAATTGTGTTTTTACAAAAGGTCTTGATAATTTTGAGCTTCCCATAAGACATTCACAGGGAAAATTTTATACTGATGAAGAAACTCTTAAAAAAATAGAAAAAAACAATCAGGTTGTTTTAAGATATTCAACAAATGAGGGTAAAAGAGCAGAAAACAAATTTCCCCAAAATCCTGACGGCTCATTAAATGATATAGCAGGAATTTCTGATTCAACAGGACGTATTTTTGGACTTATGCCCCATCCTGAAGGTTTTGTTCATTGGACTCATCATCCCCAGTGGGATTTTATAAGTAAGGAAATGGAAAAAAACAATAAGGATCTTTTTAATTCAGATCTTCCAAAAGGTCTTAAAATTTTTAAAAATGCTGTTGATTATTTTTCATAAAATTAATTGATAGTTTTATATGTTTTTTTGTAAAGGACGGATTTATCCGTCCTTTTTTACTGGTTCCTGGCCTCTTGTTTGGAAATGTTTTTTCCCAGACTTTTTCTTAAGCTTTAGTTCTGCTCATTACTCAGATCTTTTATTTAGGGATATTCCAGTAAAAAATATAAAGTTTTTATGTCACAGACCAAGGCATAAATCTATTAAGAAACTTTAATAAAGGCCAAGAACATAATGACAATTTTAGTAACAGGCGGAGCAGGATTCATAGGTTCAGCACTGATAAGATATCTGATTAAATCAACAGACCATAAAATAATAAACCTGGATAAACTAACTTATGCAGGTAATTTAAGCTCTTTAGATGAAATAAAAGAAAGCCCGAATTATTTCTTTGAAAAAGCAGATATTTGCAATGCTAAAGAAGTTAAAAGAATTTTTGATAAATACAATCCAACCCTTATAATGCATCTGGCTGCAGAATCCCATGTAGACAGATCAATAGACGGGCCATCAGAATTTATAAATACCAATATTGTCGGAACCTATGTTTTGCTTGACCAGGCTTTTAATTATTGGAAAAATTTAAACCATACTGAAAAATCAAAATTCAGATTCCATCATATTTCCACAGATGAAGTATACGGAGATTTGGAAAATGATAATGAATTTTTCACAGAAGAAACTCCATACGCTCCAAGTTCTCCATATTCAGCATCCAAGGCAAGCTCAGATCATCTTGTAAGAGCCTGGCACAGAACCTATGGATTTCCAATTGTTATTACAAATTGTTCCAATAATTACGGGCCTTATCAATTCCCTGAAAAATTAATTCCCCTTGTAATTTTAAATGCAATTGAAGGAAAACCT harbors:
- the rfbB gene encoding dTDP-glucose 4,6-dehydratase, which codes for MMTILVTGGAGFIGSALIRYLIKSTDHKIINLDKLTYAGNLSSLDEIKESPNYFFEKADICNAKEVKRIFDKYNPTLIMHLAAESHVDRSIDGPSEFINTNIVGTYVLLDQAFNYWKNLNHTEKSKFRFHHISTDEVYGDLENDNEFFTEETPYAPSSPYSASKASSDHLVRAWHRTYGFPIVITNCSNNYGPYQFPEKLIPLVILNAIEGKPLPIYGNGTQVRDWLYVDDHAKALYLSARKGKLGHTYNIGGKNEKKNLEVVNIICEILENSNLKKPSNINKYKDLITFVKDRPGHDLRYAINATKIENELGWEPEETFESGIEKTVKWYLENLKWCQNVQDGSYMRERLGNG
- a CDS encoding phosphoribosylformylglycinamidine synthase subunit PurQ encodes the protein MMKVKALVLTGFGINCDNETAHALELAGAVADKVHINDIISKNVLLKDYKIFALSGGSSWGDEHGAGVLQAIRMKTHFGEELQSFALEDNLVIGIGNGFQTLVNLGLLPGFDLNSMERKVALINNENGNFINDWVYLTKEFSSNCVFTKGLDNFELPIRHSQGKFYTDEETLKKIEKNNQVVLRYSTNEGKRAENKFPQNPDGSLNDIAGISDSTGRIFGLMPHPEGFVHWTHHPQWDFISKEMEKNNKDLFNSDLPKGLKIFKNAVDYFS